Proteins encoded by one window of Heliangelus exortis chromosome 5, bHelExo1.hap1, whole genome shotgun sequence:
- the LRRC74A gene encoding leucine-rich repeat-containing protein 74A isoform X2 translates to MSVNSSFKEEKKEMDPPLPDGDMENESEKNTDQNEVTSRIVESSESLSLPDTVAERDTPGSDADLEAEDSEKAFVSITGTELYLEACRLMEVVPVSHFIQNLDKPYINLNHHGLGPKGVKAIAIALVSNTTITHLELEDNCILAEGAICIAEMLQENSSLQELNMSNNHLDTAGAKAIASLLLDNTSYLHALKLSGNSFGEETAPYFAEALTANYQVKELDLSHNEFSEKGGQLLGQMLASNTTLEILDLSWNHLRRKGAEALGRGLRMSNNPVTVEGAISLLISVRKNANSMMEQIDISNVLVNETFIKLLDLVCQMHPELDVIYGEVEGHVSKLPKQYPNPMKVFQDYLKDHNLQLWDFFRSIDEDGNMKITVAAFRRALMQESSIPLDRDQIGELVSKLDQNRTGVVDYSHLKEEKPEQMPVEGDIEEKKEEP, encoded by the exons ATGTCTGTGAACTCCTCAtttaaggaagagaaaaaagaaatggacCCTCCACTCCCTGATGGTGACATGGAGAATGAGTCTGAGAAGAACACAG ACCAGAATGAAGTGACCTCCAGAATCGTTGAGTCTTCAGAGTCTCTATCACTGCCTGACACCGTAGCAGAGAGGGACACACCAGGTTCTGACGCTGACCTCGAGGCTGAAG attCTGAGAAGGCCTTTGTGAGTATTACAGGCACAGAGCTGTACTTGGAAGCATGCAGGCTGATGGAGGTTGTGCCTGTCTCACATTTTATTCAGAACTTGGACAAGCCTTATATAAACCTGAACCACCATGGTCTAGGACCCAAAGGTGTCAAAGCTATTGCTATTGCTCTGGTG TCCAACACAACCATCACCCATCTAGAATTGGAAGACAACTGCATTTTGGCAGAAGGAGCCATATGCATAGCAGAGATGCTACAAGAGAATTCCTCACTTCAAGAACTG aaCATGTCAAATAACCACCTAGACACAGCAGGAGCTAAAGCCATTGCCAGTTTGCTTTTGGATAATACATCCTACCTCCATGCTCTTAAGCTCTCAG GAAACAGCTTTGGAGAGGAAACTGCACCATACTTTGCAGAAGCATTAACG GCAAATTACCAAGTGAAGGAGCTGGACCTCAGCCACAATGAGTTCTCTGAGAAGGGAGGACAGCTCCTGGGACAGATGCTTG CTAGTAACACAACACTGGAGATTCTGGACCTTAGCTGGAACCacctgaggaggaagggggcAGAAGCACTGGGCAGAGGTCTCAGG ATGTCCAATAATCCAGTGACTGTGGAAGGTGCCATTTCACTGCTCATCTCTGTCAGAAAGAATGCAAATTCCATGATGGAGCAGATTGACATCTCA AATGTGTTGGTGAATGAAACTTTCATCAAATTGCTGGATCTGGTGTGTCAAATGCATCCTGAACTAGATGTCATCTATGGGGAGGTCGAAGGCCATGTTTCCAAGCTCCCCAAGCAGTATCCAAATCCCATGAAGGTGTTTCAG GACTACTTGAAAGACCACAACCTACAACTCTGGGACTTTTTTAGGAGTATTGACGAGGATGGAAACATGAAGATCACTGTGGCAGCCTTCCGGAGAGCCTTGATGCAG GAATCAAGCATCCCACTGGATCGAGACCAAATTGGGGAACTAGTGAGCAAGTTAGATCAGAATCGGACAGGGGTTGTGGACTACAG TCACTTAAAGGAGGAGAAGCCAGAACAAATGCCAGTGGAAGGTGACATcgaggaaaagaaggaagagccATAA
- the LRRC74A gene encoding leucine-rich repeat-containing protein 74A isoform X1: MSVNSSFKEEKKEMDPPLPDGDMENESEKNTDQNEVTSRIVESSESLSLPDTVAERDTPGSDADLEAEDSEKAFVSITGTELYLEACRLMEVVPVSHFIQNLDKPYINLNHHGLGPKGVKAIAIALVSNTTITHLELEDNCILAEGAICIAEMLQENSSLQELNMSNNHLDTAGAKAIASLLLDNTSYLHALKLSGNSFGEETAPYFAEALTANYQVKELDLSHNEFSEKGGQLLGQMLASNTTLEILDLSWNHLRRKGAEALGRGLRGNGALQMLNLSWNAIGNEGAFALGDALKVNNVLVHLDISNNQISDEGVKKLCRGLDVNGKLKILKMSNNPVTVEGAISLLISVRKNANSMMEQIDISNVLVNETFIKLLDLVCQMHPELDVIYGEVEGHVSKLPKQYPNPMKVFQDYLKDHNLQLWDFFRSIDEDGNMKITVAAFRRALMQESSIPLDRDQIGELVSKLDQNRTGVVDYSHLKEEKPEQMPVEGDIEEKKEEP, from the exons ATGTCTGTGAACTCCTCAtttaaggaagagaaaaaagaaatggacCCTCCACTCCCTGATGGTGACATGGAGAATGAGTCTGAGAAGAACACAG ACCAGAATGAAGTGACCTCCAGAATCGTTGAGTCTTCAGAGTCTCTATCACTGCCTGACACCGTAGCAGAGAGGGACACACCAGGTTCTGACGCTGACCTCGAGGCTGAAG attCTGAGAAGGCCTTTGTGAGTATTACAGGCACAGAGCTGTACTTGGAAGCATGCAGGCTGATGGAGGTTGTGCCTGTCTCACATTTTATTCAGAACTTGGACAAGCCTTATATAAACCTGAACCACCATGGTCTAGGACCCAAAGGTGTCAAAGCTATTGCTATTGCTCTGGTG TCCAACACAACCATCACCCATCTAGAATTGGAAGACAACTGCATTTTGGCAGAAGGAGCCATATGCATAGCAGAGATGCTACAAGAGAATTCCTCACTTCAAGAACTG aaCATGTCAAATAACCACCTAGACACAGCAGGAGCTAAAGCCATTGCCAGTTTGCTTTTGGATAATACATCCTACCTCCATGCTCTTAAGCTCTCAG GAAACAGCTTTGGAGAGGAAACTGCACCATACTTTGCAGAAGCATTAACG GCAAATTACCAAGTGAAGGAGCTGGACCTCAGCCACAATGAGTTCTCTGAGAAGGGAGGACAGCTCCTGGGACAGATGCTTG CTAGTAACACAACACTGGAGATTCTGGACCTTAGCTGGAACCacctgaggaggaagggggcAGAAGCACTGGGCAGAGGTCTCAGG GGCAATGGTGCACTGCAAATGCTCAACCTTTCCTGGAATGCCATTGGTAATGAGGGAGCATTTGCTCTAGGAGACGCTCTCAAAGTCAATAACGTGCTGGTTCATCTGGACATCAGCAACAACCAGATAAGTGATGAGGGAGTCAAGAAGCTCTGCAGAGGTCTTGATGTCAATGGAAAACTCAAAATCCTGAAG ATGTCCAATAATCCAGTGACTGTGGAAGGTGCCATTTCACTGCTCATCTCTGTCAGAAAGAATGCAAATTCCATGATGGAGCAGATTGACATCTCA AATGTGTTGGTGAATGAAACTTTCATCAAATTGCTGGATCTGGTGTGTCAAATGCATCCTGAACTAGATGTCATCTATGGGGAGGTCGAAGGCCATGTTTCCAAGCTCCCCAAGCAGTATCCAAATCCCATGAAGGTGTTTCAG GACTACTTGAAAGACCACAACCTACAACTCTGGGACTTTTTTAGGAGTATTGACGAGGATGGAAACATGAAGATCACTGTGGCAGCCTTCCGGAGAGCCTTGATGCAG GAATCAAGCATCCCACTGGATCGAGACCAAATTGGGGAACTAGTGAGCAAGTTAGATCAGAATCGGACAGGGGTTGTGGACTACAG TCACTTAAAGGAGGAGAAGCCAGAACAAATGCCAGTGGAAGGTGACATcgaggaaaagaaggaagagccATAA